A region of Streptomyces sp. R44 DNA encodes the following proteins:
- a CDS encoding siderophore-interacting protein encodes MPQPLPLHRLHVTAVRPVTPRMRRVTLGGPSLDGLVLAGPDQQVKLFFPRPDQAEPVLPVPGPDGDAMRWYGAYAALPEEERPWMRSYTLRAHDPGAGTVDIDFFLHGDAEDAGPATRWARSARPGDVLGMFGPSAEFAVPVDPGAGDWTLLYADACALPALATVVAALPPGQRALAYVQLPDAAEEQPLPTAGDLTVRHLRDGAAPAEAVRADTLPAGRPYVWLAGEASAVRGLRRHLVEERGVDRRSVHFTGYWRRRLTQDDAPTPEDLAEARERLSLG; translated from the coding sequence ATGCCCCAGCCCCTCCCCCTGCACCGCCTCCACGTCACCGCCGTCCGCCCGGTGACCCCGCGCATGCGCCGGGTCACCCTCGGCGGCCCGAGCCTCGACGGCCTCGTCCTGGCGGGCCCCGACCAGCAGGTGAAGCTGTTCTTCCCCCGGCCGGACCAGGCCGAGCCGGTCCTGCCGGTGCCCGGGCCCGACGGTGACGCGATGCGCTGGTACGGGGCCTACGCGGCGCTCCCCGAGGAGGAACGGCCGTGGATGCGGAGCTACACCCTCCGGGCGCACGACCCGGGCGCCGGGACGGTCGACATCGACTTCTTCCTCCACGGGGACGCCGAGGACGCGGGTCCCGCGACCCGCTGGGCGCGGTCGGCGCGGCCCGGGGACGTCCTGGGCATGTTCGGTCCTTCGGCGGAGTTCGCGGTCCCCGTCGATCCGGGCGCGGGCGACTGGACGCTGCTGTACGCCGACGCCTGCGCGCTCCCCGCGCTCGCCACGGTCGTCGCCGCACTGCCTCCGGGGCAGCGGGCCCTGGCGTACGTCCAGCTGCCCGACGCGGCCGAGGAGCAGCCGCTGCCGACGGCCGGGGACCTGACCGTGCGCCACCTTCGTGACGGCGCCGCGCCGGCCGAGGCCGTACGGGCGGACACCCTGCCCGCCGGCCGGCCGTACGTCTGGCTCGCGGGCGAGGCCTCGGCCGTGCGGGGGCTGCGGCGGCACCTCGTCGAGGAGCGGGGTGTCGACCGGCGCTCGGTGCACTTCACCGGGTACTGGCGCCGCCGCCTCACCCAGGACGACGCGCCGACCCCGGAGGACCTGGCCGAGGCACGCGAGCGCCTGTCGCTCGGCTAG